One segment of Brassica napus cultivar Da-Ae chromosome C3, Da-Ae, whole genome shotgun sequence DNA contains the following:
- the LOC111210069 gene encoding peptidyl-prolyl cis-trans isomerase CYP95 isoform X1: MGRDWSWLGGGKKKPSSKSKKDINTPPPPPPSSSPAGNTATAAGCMSAVFNIFDLQHLQFPINHHHLHLPKGVDAPRNSLESMEEEEETPCSPTRKDGNLNISMGIKIKTKPQIRSSTSSLAATESYSPSVKTPTLVARLMGLDLVPENYRSSPTPSSSSLNDLKTAARSSHTNRHRHYSIQRNSVDGGTRSLPETPKISLGRRSVDVNCYEHQRSSLHLRDNNNNVSSERELGVNNVRCTRVKEMKIHEDKENRSPRDYARQIVMQLKENVSRRRRMGTDITNKEQQPRETHEPKKASKITITTHETSSPRKGQTETPKTKPASSLQTNNVPPKTMESTVKAQEKTRLPTVQEEPHGCKKQSKSVKKCKKQENFKSRLVKPPQTMQEEPFVRSPATSNNNNRSNNLLLTQGDKSSLSINDLVSFKSVPSLHTIIKKKDSSPHKSSKLQVDASSSQSSRNRASTELPRIQSQSSSSLTPIAGGELEYITRTLRRTGIDRETPISYAKWFSPSHPLDPSIFYFLEHFAITSSRPRYSPEGLSLRCNRKLLFHLVDEILADILKPQINLKPWVCRYPIRSRRSLKGSELIDELSRRIERFPLAECLVLEDIDSLVAGDFPETAVQSELAFEEEGEGIVAEIERGILEALVTETTTDCYDTWIKTAPVKRNDDVSGTWGVHVTRYPSNAGSHHDSWLRHPRG; this comes from the exons atgggaAGAGATTGGTCTTGGCTCGGCGGAGGGAAGAAGAAACCTTCAAGCAAGTCAAAGAAAGACATCAACACGCCACCGCCACCACCTCCGTCTTCATCTCCAGCCGGCAATACTGCAACGGCGGCGGGATGCATGAGTGCTGTGTTTAACATTTTCGATTTACAACATTTACAGTTTCCCATTAACCACCaccatcttcatcttcccaAAG GCGTTGATGCGCCGAGAAACAGCTTGGAATcaatggaggaggaggaggaaactCCATGTTCACCGACCAGAAAAGATGGAAATTTAAATATCTCT ATGGGTATTAAAATCAAGACCAAACCACAAATCAGATCATCAACATCGTCACTGGCCGCCACTGAATCATACTCTCCCAGTGTGAAGACACCAACTTTGGTGGCTAGGCTCATGGGTCTTGATCTTGTTCCGGAAAATTACAGATCATCTCCtactccatcttcttcttccttaaatGATCTCAAGACAGCAGCAAGATCTTcacacaccaacagacacagACATTACTCTATCCAAAGAAACTCTGTCGACGGAGGCACACGATCTCTTCCCGAGACACCGAAGATTTCGCTCGGAAGGAGATCAGTCGACGTAAACTGTTACGAACACCAACGTTCTTCACTTCATCTcagagacaacaacaacaacgtgTCGTCTGAAAGAGAACTTGGTGTTAACAATGTCAGGTGCACGAGGGTCAAAGAGATGAAGATACACGAAGATAAAGAGAACCGGAGCCCACGTGATTACGCAAGACAAATAGTGATGCAGTTGAAGGAGAACGTTAGCCGGAGAAGAAGAATGGGAACTGATATCACCAACAAAGAGCAACAACCAAGAGAGACCCATGAGCCCAAGAAAGCTTCTAAGATCACCATCACCACACATGAAACATCATCCCCGAGAAAAGGACAAACGGAAACCCCCAAAACCAAACCCGCCTCATCACTTCAGACAAATAACGTTCCTCCCAAGACTATGGAGTCAACAGTGAAGGCTCAAGAGAAGACCAGGCTACCAACAGTGCAAGAAGAGCCACATGGATGCAAAAAACAGAGCAAGTCTGTAAAGAAATGCAAGAAACAGGAGAACTTCAAGTCGAGACTAGTGAAGCCTCCACAGACAATGCAGGAGGAGCCGTTTGTTAGATCACCAGCAACaagtaacaacaacaacagaagCAATAATCTTCTTCTTACTCAAGGAGACAAGTCTTCTCTCTCAATTAACGATCTCGTCAGCTTCAAAAGTGTTCCCTCTCTTCACACCATCATCAAGAAGAAAGATTCATCACCTCACAAATCG TCAAAGTTACAAGTGGATGCGTCATCATCACAATCATCGAGAAACAGAGCATCAACAGAGCTTCCTCGTATTCAGAGCCAATCATCATCATCCCTAACACCAATCGCCGGCGGCGAGTTAGAGTACATCACAAGAACCCTAAGACGAACCGGAATCGACAGAGAAACACCAATCTCATACGCCAAATGGTTCTCTCCTTCACACCCACTCGATCCATCGATCTTCTACTTCCTCGAGCATTTCGCGATCACGTCGAGTAGACCTAGATACTCGCCGGAAGGTCTATCTCTCCGATGCAATCGAAAGCTACTGTTCCATCTAGTTGACGAGATCCTCGCCGATATCTTGAAGCCGCAGATTAACCTGAAACCGTGGGTTTGCCGTTACCCGATTCGATCTCGGAGGAGCCTCAAAGGATCAGAACTGATCGACGAATTGAGTCGGAGAATCGAGAGGTTTCCGTTAGCCGAGTGTTTGGTTCTCGAAGATATCGATTCTCTAGTCGCCGGAGATTTCCCGGAGACGGCGGTTCAGTCGGAGTTAGCGTTCGAGGAGGAAGGCGAAGGGATCGTCGCGGAGATCGAGAGAGGAATCCTCGAAGCCCTCGTGACTGAAACGACGACGGATTGTTACGACACGTGGATCAAAACGGCGCCGGTCAAGAGGAACGATGATGTCAGTGGCACGTGGGGAGTTCACGTGACGAGATACCCTTCAAACGCTGGGTCCCACCACGACTCGTGGTTGAGGCATCCACGTGGATAG
- the LOC111210069 gene encoding peptidyl-prolyl cis-trans isomerase CYP95 isoform X2, with product MGIKIKTKPQIRSSTSSLAATESYSPSVKTPTLVARLMGLDLVPENYRSSPTPSSSSLNDLKTAARSSHTNRHRHYSIQRNSVDGGTRSLPETPKISLGRRSVDVNCYEHQRSSLHLRDNNNNVSSERELGVNNVRCTRVKEMKIHEDKENRSPRDYARQIVMQLKENVSRRRRMGTDITNKEQQPRETHEPKKASKITITTHETSSPRKGQTETPKTKPASSLQTNNVPPKTMESTVKAQEKTRLPTVQEEPHGCKKQSKSVKKCKKQENFKSRLVKPPQTMQEEPFVRSPATSNNNNRSNNLLLTQGDKSSLSINDLVSFKSVPSLHTIIKKKDSSPHKSSKLQVDASSSQSSRNRASTELPRIQSQSSSSLTPIAGGELEYITRTLRRTGIDRETPISYAKWFSPSHPLDPSIFYFLEHFAITSSRPRYSPEGLSLRCNRKLLFHLVDEILADILKPQINLKPWVCRYPIRSRRSLKGSELIDELSRRIERFPLAECLVLEDIDSLVAGDFPETAVQSELAFEEEGEGIVAEIERGILEALVTETTTDCYDTWIKTAPVKRNDDVSGTWGVHVTRYPSNAGSHHDSWLRHPRG from the exons ATGGGTATTAAAATCAAGACCAAACCACAAATCAGATCATCAACATCGTCACTGGCCGCCACTGAATCATACTCTCCCAGTGTGAAGACACCAACTTTGGTGGCTAGGCTCATGGGTCTTGATCTTGTTCCGGAAAATTACAGATCATCTCCtactccatcttcttcttccttaaatGATCTCAAGACAGCAGCAAGATCTTcacacaccaacagacacagACATTACTCTATCCAAAGAAACTCTGTCGACGGAGGCACACGATCTCTTCCCGAGACACCGAAGATTTCGCTCGGAAGGAGATCAGTCGACGTAAACTGTTACGAACACCAACGTTCTTCACTTCATCTcagagacaacaacaacaacgtgTCGTCTGAAAGAGAACTTGGTGTTAACAATGTCAGGTGCACGAGGGTCAAAGAGATGAAGATACACGAAGATAAAGAGAACCGGAGCCCACGTGATTACGCAAGACAAATAGTGATGCAGTTGAAGGAGAACGTTAGCCGGAGAAGAAGAATGGGAACTGATATCACCAACAAAGAGCAACAACCAAGAGAGACCCATGAGCCCAAGAAAGCTTCTAAGATCACCATCACCACACATGAAACATCATCCCCGAGAAAAGGACAAACGGAAACCCCCAAAACCAAACCCGCCTCATCACTTCAGACAAATAACGTTCCTCCCAAGACTATGGAGTCAACAGTGAAGGCTCAAGAGAAGACCAGGCTACCAACAGTGCAAGAAGAGCCACATGGATGCAAAAAACAGAGCAAGTCTGTAAAGAAATGCAAGAAACAGGAGAACTTCAAGTCGAGACTAGTGAAGCCTCCACAGACAATGCAGGAGGAGCCGTTTGTTAGATCACCAGCAACaagtaacaacaacaacagaagCAATAATCTTCTTCTTACTCAAGGAGACAAGTCTTCTCTCTCAATTAACGATCTCGTCAGCTTCAAAAGTGTTCCCTCTCTTCACACCATCATCAAGAAGAAAGATTCATCACCTCACAAATCG TCAAAGTTACAAGTGGATGCGTCATCATCACAATCATCGAGAAACAGAGCATCAACAGAGCTTCCTCGTATTCAGAGCCAATCATCATCATCCCTAACACCAATCGCCGGCGGCGAGTTAGAGTACATCACAAGAACCCTAAGACGAACCGGAATCGACAGAGAAACACCAATCTCATACGCCAAATGGTTCTCTCCTTCACACCCACTCGATCCATCGATCTTCTACTTCCTCGAGCATTTCGCGATCACGTCGAGTAGACCTAGATACTCGCCGGAAGGTCTATCTCTCCGATGCAATCGAAAGCTACTGTTCCATCTAGTTGACGAGATCCTCGCCGATATCTTGAAGCCGCAGATTAACCTGAAACCGTGGGTTTGCCGTTACCCGATTCGATCTCGGAGGAGCCTCAAAGGATCAGAACTGATCGACGAATTGAGTCGGAGAATCGAGAGGTTTCCGTTAGCCGAGTGTTTGGTTCTCGAAGATATCGATTCTCTAGTCGCCGGAGATTTCCCGGAGACGGCGGTTCAGTCGGAGTTAGCGTTCGAGGAGGAAGGCGAAGGGATCGTCGCGGAGATCGAGAGAGGAATCCTCGAAGCCCTCGTGACTGAAACGACGACGGATTGTTACGACACGTGGATCAAAACGGCGCCGGTCAAGAGGAACGATGATGTCAGTGGCACGTGGGGAGTTCACGTGACGAGATACCCTTCAAACGCTGGGTCCCACCACGACTCGTGGTTGAGGCATCCACGTGGATAG